The Deltaproteobacteria bacterium genome includes a region encoding these proteins:
- the lexA gene encoding transcriptional repressor LexA: MGKTKVESISPLQRETLEAICRCVDSRGFPPTIKELSETFGISHASAHDRVNQLVRKGYLKREGNKARGLSIARRPREMVAALVSVPVVGVVAAGLPILAEENIIGEVLVEASTIRSGKYFALQTSGESMIGAGIGDGDLIIVRRQPIAENGDIIVALVNGEATVKRLKIKDELIELAPENPGMKPIQIKPEDDLLVLGKVVGWKRKG, translated from the coding sequence ATGGGCAAAACGAAGGTCGAGAGTATATCGCCCCTGCAGAGGGAGACCTTGGAAGCAATATGTAGGTGTGTGGATTCAAGGGGCTTTCCGCCCACCATCAAGGAGTTGAGCGAAACGTTTGGCATAAGCCACGCCAGCGCCCACGACCGGGTGAACCAGCTTGTCCGCAAGGGATATCTCAAGCGCGAAGGAAACAAGGCCCGGGGACTCAGCATTGCCCGGCGGCCCAGGGAAATGGTCGCGGCATTGGTGTCGGTGCCTGTGGTGGGAGTCGTGGCCGCCGGGCTACCCATTCTGGCCGAGGAGAACATCATCGGCGAGGTGCTCGTTGAAGCGTCCACGATAAGGTCAGGCAAGTATTTCGCGTTGCAGACCTCGGGCGAAAGCATGATCGGCGCCGGGATCGGCGACGGTGATCTCATCATCGTGCGCAGGCAGCCCATCGCCGAGAACGGGGACATCATCGTGGCGCTCGTGAACGGCGAAGCCACGGTGAAGCGGTTAAAAATTAAGGATGAGCTGATCGAGCTTGCGCCCGAAAATCCAGGCATGAAGCCGATCCAAATAAAGCCGGAGGACGATCTGCTGGTTCTGGGCAAGGTCGTAGGGTGGAAAAGGAAAGGATGA
- a CDS encoding DUF2924 domain-containing protein → MNELREMDAAGKVQDRTRNSVLRQMSMLQSMTLEELREKWLDLYGGEPPKYKRLFLIKRLAYRIQELFYGGLSEQAKEHLKKVAQNDPVAMVNRKIPEERKTEDRILPGTRLVRIWNDRRYEVIVQAEGFEYEGRIYKSLSALAKEITGTKWNGKVFFGVKKPYGRKALGGSDAG, encoded by the coding sequence ATGAATGAGTTACGAGAGATGGACGCGGCGGGCAAGGTGCAGGACCGGACCCGCAATTCGGTCCTGCGCCAGATGTCCATGCTGCAATCCATGACCCTTGAAGAGCTTCGGGAGAAATGGCTGGACCTATACGGAGGCGAACCGCCCAAGTACAAGAGGCTGTTTTTGATCAAGCGCCTGGCTTACCGCATCCAGGAACTTTTCTATGGCGGGCTGTCGGAACAGGCCAAGGAGCATCTGAAGAAGGTCGCGCAAAACGACCCCGTGGCCATGGTGAACCGCAAAATTCCGGAGGAACGCAAAACCGAAGATCGAATTCTGCCGGGAACACGGCTCGTGAGAATCTGGAACGACCGTCGATACGAGGTAATTGTCCAAGCGGAAGGCTTCGAGTACGAAGGCAGGATTTACAAGTCCCTGAGCGCCCTGGCCAAGGAGATCACGGGTACGAAGTGGAACGGGAAGGTGTTTTTCGGTGTGAAAAAGCCATACGGCAGAAAAGCCCTGGGAGGTTCGGATGCTGGATAA
- a CDS encoding recombinase family protein yields the protein MLDNAKVTAGKGKILRCAVYTRKSHEEGLEQEFNSLDAQRESAEAYIESQKLQGWRLLPDRYDDGGFSGGTMDRPALQRLLTDIDAGKVDLIVVYKIDRLSRSLLDFMKMIELFNEKGVSFVSVTQHFSTTDPTGRMFLGILITFAQYEREVIAERIRDKVAAAKRRGKYCGGVPILGYDVDRESKKLLVNPEEARLVQYVFRRFIQVGSAKKLAQELNDQGYRTKAWTTKKGKVREGAEWNTGHVYRLLNNRVYIGEIIHKEASYPGEHEGIVDRPVWDKVQAILADNKPVKISMARTKMVAPLKGVIHCGHCGCSMGPTYTRKKDRNYTYYICEKDAKRAVSLCPLKRVPAGDIEKAVLEQMGAVFRTPTLVAKTYFAAREIEGAEKERLSRKKAQLEEELAKVRRQAMDLMKPGNDIAGKGDHLTAINSRAVDLSRQLTLVASRCSAYDGRPITEQDVSEAFQNVEAFWEDLFPVERNRLIRLLVKKVEIRETGIDMELATGGLTALITELAGLACEVNERRAVK from the coding sequence ATGCTGGATAACGCCAAGGTTACCGCTGGCAAAGGTAAAATCCTGCGTTGCGCCGTCTACACCCGCAAGAGCCATGAAGAGGGCTTGGAGCAGGAATTCAACTCGCTCGACGCCCAGCGCGAGTCTGCGGAAGCCTACATCGAAAGCCAGAAACTGCAAGGGTGGAGGCTTTTGCCCGACCGTTACGACGACGGCGGTTTCTCCGGCGGGACCATGGATCGTCCGGCCCTCCAAAGGCTGCTGACCGACATAGACGCCGGCAAGGTTGATTTGATCGTGGTTTACAAGATCGACCGGCTCTCCCGCTCGCTCCTCGATTTCATGAAGATGATCGAGCTTTTCAACGAAAAGGGAGTGAGCTTCGTCTCGGTCACCCAGCACTTCAGCACCACCGACCCCACCGGCCGGATGTTCCTGGGAATCCTCATCACCTTCGCCCAGTACGAGCGCGAGGTCATCGCCGAGCGTATCCGCGACAAGGTTGCGGCCGCCAAGCGCCGGGGCAAATACTGCGGCGGGGTACCGATCCTCGGCTACGACGTTGACCGGGAAAGCAAGAAGCTCCTGGTCAATCCGGAGGAGGCCCGCCTCGTCCAATACGTCTTCCGGCGTTTCATCCAGGTGGGGTCGGCCAAGAAACTCGCCCAGGAGCTGAACGACCAGGGATACCGGACAAAGGCGTGGACCACGAAGAAAGGCAAGGTGCGCGAGGGGGCCGAATGGAACACGGGGCACGTCTACCGGTTGCTGAACAACCGTGTTTACATCGGCGAAATAATCCACAAGGAGGCGAGCTACCCCGGTGAGCACGAGGGGATCGTAGATCGGCCGGTGTGGGACAAAGTACAGGCTATTCTCGCCGACAACAAGCCGGTCAAAATCTCCATGGCCAGGACAAAGATGGTTGCGCCGCTCAAGGGAGTGATCCACTGCGGGCACTGCGGATGCTCCATGGGCCCGACCTACACACGCAAGAAGGACCGAAACTACACCTATTATATCTGCGAGAAGGACGCCAAGCGGGCCGTCAGCCTTTGTCCGCTGAAACGGGTTCCGGCGGGCGACATCGAAAAGGCGGTCCTCGAACAAATGGGGGCCGTGTTCCGGACGCCGACTTTGGTGGCCAAGACCTATTTCGCGGCCCGGGAAATCGAGGGTGCCGAAAAGGAACGGCTATCGAGGAAAAAGGCCCAGCTCGAAGAAGAATTGGCCAAGGTCCGCAGGCAGGCTATGGACCTGATGAAGCCTGGCAACGACATCGCCGGAAAGGGAGATCACCTCACGGCTATCAACAGCCGGGCCGTTGATCTTTCGCGCCAGCTTACCCTCGTGGCATCCCGGTGCTCGGCATACGACGGGCGGCCCATCACGGAGCAGGACGTGTCCGAGGCGTTCCAGAACGTGGAGGCTTTTTGGGAGGACCTGTTCCCGGTGGAGCGCAACCGCCTGATCCGGCTCCTGGTCAAGAAAGTGGAAATCCGGGAAACGGGGATAGACATGGAACTTGCGACCGGCGGCCTGACTGCGCTGATAACGGAACTGGCCGGGCTGGCATGCGAGGTGAACGAAAGAAGGGCCGTAAAATGA